From a single Leptospira levettii genomic region:
- a CDS encoding VOC family protein, protein MFPRINLITLGVSDLNRAVHFYEMGLGWKKSKESNENVAFFQIGALVLGLFGEKDLAKDIGIPFQNRQEYSGLTLAQNVETEAEVDRIINEVRKLGAAILKEPQKVFWGGYSAYFKDLDGHIFEVAYNPFFPLNEKGEIELRQ, encoded by the coding sequence ATGTTCCCAAGAATCAATCTCATCACCCTTGGAGTTTCTGACTTAAACAGAGCAGTTCATTTTTATGAAATGGGTCTGGGTTGGAAAAAATCGAAAGAGAGTAACGAAAACGTAGCATTTTTTCAAATTGGCGCTTTGGTTCTTGGTTTGTTTGGGGAAAAGGATTTGGCAAAAGACATTGGAATCCCTTTTCAAAATAGACAAGAGTATTCTGGTTTGACTTTAGCTCAAAATGTAGAAACTGAAGCCGAAGTAGATCGAATCATAAACGAAGTGCGTAAGTTAGGTGCTGCGATTTTGAAAGAACCTCAAAAAGTGTTTTGGGGAGGGTATAGTGCTTATTTCAAAGATTTAGATGGTCACATATTTGAAGTTGCTTACAATCCATTTTTTCCTCTCAATGAAAAGGGAGAAATTGAATTAAGGCAATAA
- a CDS encoding MbnH family di-heme enzyme, translating into MKSKFLILCFAMSVFSHCNVLPFQKKESNDNMLLAAIGILATASDWVWDLPPGFPVPNVPSDNPMSRAKVELGRHLFNEKILSGDESMSCGSCHIQSLAFADGKDFPTGITNVAHPRNSQHLSNVAYMPRLTWSNPRMTSLEIQARAPMFGESPIELGLSSNVFLDKLRAKSIYQTLFRNAYGNAESAVNEQNVRFAIASFQRSLISGNSKYDQYAFRNNKSALNASEIRGMNLFNGEVAECFHCHGGFNFTDTSFHGGAKEEFFYHSNGIHDDAYYAGQPSNKRGLFDLTGIASDTGKFRAPSLRNIGVTYPYMHDGSFMCDNANNPNITSGKTKTDCARDALTKVVDHYRSGGQNHTAKDSTLIRAFTITNSQRDDMVNFLLALTDEEFLTNPRFASPF; encoded by the coding sequence ATGAAGTCTAAATTTTTAATTTTATGTTTTGCAATGAGTGTTTTCTCCCATTGTAATGTATTGCCTTTTCAGAAAAAAGAATCCAACGACAATATGCTTTTGGCGGCCATTGGAATTTTGGCAACTGCCTCGGATTGGGTTTGGGACTTACCACCTGGTTTTCCCGTACCTAATGTACCTTCAGACAACCCGATGTCTCGTGCAAAGGTCGAACTGGGAAGGCATTTGTTTAATGAAAAAATACTTTCAGGTGATGAGAGTATGTCTTGTGGGAGTTGCCATATCCAATCCCTAGCTTTCGCTGATGGAAAGGATTTTCCTACAGGGATTACCAACGTCGCTCATCCTAGAAATTCACAACATTTATCCAATGTTGCCTATATGCCTCGATTGACATGGAGTAACCCACGGATGACGAGTTTAGAAATCCAGGCACGTGCACCTATGTTTGGTGAGTCTCCAATTGAACTTGGACTTTCTTCGAATGTTTTTTTGGATAAACTGAGAGCCAAATCGATTTACCAAACTTTATTTCGGAATGCCTATGGAAATGCAGAGAGTGCTGTGAATGAACAGAACGTACGATTTGCCATCGCGAGTTTCCAAAGGTCATTGATTTCAGGGAATTCAAAGTATGATCAATATGCTTTTCGGAATAATAAATCTGCTTTAAATGCGTCTGAAATCCGAGGGATGAATCTTTTTAATGGAGAAGTGGCAGAGTGTTTCCATTGCCACGGAGGGTTTAACTTTACGGATACTTCCTTTCATGGTGGGGCAAAAGAGGAATTCTTTTACCATAGTAATGGAATCCATGATGATGCCTATTATGCTGGACAACCTAGCAATAAACGAGGGTTATTCGATCTGACGGGAATTGCCTCTGATACGGGAAAATTCCGTGCACCTTCACTTCGTAATATTGGTGTCACTTACCCATACATGCATGATGGAAGTTTTATGTGTGATAATGCAAATAATCCTAATATCACCAGTGGTAAAACCAAAACAGATTGTGCAAGGGATGCTTTGACCAAAGTAGTAGACCATTATCGCAGTGGCGGACAAAACCATACTGCCAAAGATTCCACATTGATTCGTGCTTTTACCATTACCAATTCCCAAAGAGACGATATGGTAAACTTCTTATTAGCACTGACTGATGAAGAGTTTTTGACAAACCCAAGATTTGCGAGTCCATTTTGA
- a CDS encoding LB_289 family protein, which yields MKRTELERRERELRKAEKKKIQTGEKESMSVGDYIDSLFGMFRYDTDEIFNASDDENILELLENMKMEHPEKQWDVIIRKAVNKTKVEQKEKAYDALRNLAGISVATA from the coding sequence ATGAAACGTACAGAACTGGAACGCAGGGAACGAGAACTGCGAAAGGCAGAAAAGAAAAAAATCCAAACTGGTGAGAAAGAATCCATGAGTGTGGGTGATTACATTGATTCCCTTTTTGGAATGTTTCGATACGATACAGATGAGATTTTCAATGCATCCGATGATGAAAACATTTTGGAACTGCTAGAGAACATGAAAATGGAACACCCAGAAAAACAATGGGATGTGATCATTCGAAAAGCGGTGAACAAAACCAAAGTAGAACAAAAAGAAAAAGCATACGATGCCCTGCGAAATTTAGCAGGAATCTCAGTAGCGACTGCATAA
- a CDS encoding MbnP family copper-binding protein, with protein MKLLKTILVSLFLFGFVSCNMVSEPNDNQTLALLALSLPQPVNLNFEALANGQTLVTNADVTADSRAVRFRDFRFYVSEVKMVRADGSTADVTLLADNVWQSNGVTLVDLETTQTTETNSKVTGTVAAGSYTGIKFTVGVPESLNHLDRTTQISPLNNGAMYWSWTGGYKHAKIEFSLNTQSNWTSLHLGSTSCSGAPNYGNCANKYRANIALSGLTNQNNQTVSMSLDQLIKDHVPGATNVSCMPGGADTNCQPLIRSFGLNATSGAMDSSISQRVFSLK; from the coding sequence ATGAAATTATTAAAAACAATTCTCGTTTCTCTCTTTCTTTTTGGTTTTGTATCTTGTAATATGGTCTCAGAACCAAACGATAACCAAACCCTGGCGTTACTCGCGTTATCATTGCCACAGCCTGTAAACTTAAATTTTGAAGCGCTGGCAAATGGACAAACTTTGGTGACAAACGCAGATGTAACTGCTGACAGTCGCGCTGTCCGATTTCGAGATTTTCGATTTTATGTATCGGAAGTAAAAATGGTTCGTGCTGATGGTTCCACGGCAGATGTGACACTTTTAGCGGACAATGTTTGGCAATCAAATGGAGTCACATTGGTTGATTTAGAAACAACGCAAACTACTGAGACCAATTCTAAGGTAACTGGCACTGTCGCAGCAGGAAGTTATACTGGAATAAAATTTACAGTGGGAGTACCTGAATCATTAAACCATTTAGACAGAACAACTCAAATCTCTCCTCTAAATAACGGTGCAATGTACTGGTCATGGACTGGCGGGTATAAACATGCAAAAATCGAGTTTAGTTTGAATACACAATCAAACTGGACAAGTTTACATCTTGGTTCAACAAGTTGCAGCGGAGCACCCAATTATGGGAATTGTGCAAATAAATATAGAGCAAATATTGCATTAAGTGGATTAACAAATCAAAATAACCAAACGGTTTCAATGAGTCTTGATCAATTAATCAAAGATCATGTTCCAGGTGCAACCAATGTCTCCTGTATGCCTGGAGGAGCAGACACTAATTGTCAACCATTGATTCGTTCATTTGGATTAAATGCTACAAGTGGTGCAATGGATAGTTCCATCTCGCAAAGAGTCTTTAGTTTAAAGTAA
- the ccrA gene encoding crotonyl-CoA carboxylase/reductase, with the protein MSNVEIVPVGELPPIGVVPKKMHAQVIRPERYGEPKTSFQSEVIDVPEIGPNEVLVATMAAGVNYNNVWAALGYPVDVIAARNKKGEPEKFHIGGSDASGIVYKVGSEVKNVKVGDEVVVHCAMWDPKDPWVLSGKDPMYAPSQIIWGYESNWGSFAQFCKVQDHQCLPRPQHLTWEASAAYMLVAATAYRMLHHWKPNDVKPGDVVLIWGGAGGLGAMAIQIVKAAGGIPIAVVSSDDKIEFCKNLGATGVINRNKFKHWGGLTSDINKPEAFVEWTKQAREFGKAIWDIAGKGKNPQIVFEHPGETTLPTSVFVCETGGMVVICAGTTGFNATADLRYLWMRQKRLQGSHFANDDNCRDLNQLVIDKKVDPVLAQTFTFDQTGECHQLMRENKHPAGNMSILVGAKTTGLGKK; encoded by the coding sequence ATGAGCAACGTAGAAATCGTACCAGTAGGGGAACTACCTCCTATTGGAGTCGTGCCAAAAAAAATGCACGCGCAGGTCATTCGCCCGGAACGTTACGGCGAACCGAAAACTTCTTTCCAATCAGAAGTCATTGATGTTCCGGAGATCGGTCCGAACGAAGTTCTCGTAGCCACTATGGCTGCTGGGGTAAACTATAACAACGTTTGGGCGGCCTTAGGTTACCCAGTTGATGTCATAGCTGCACGGAATAAAAAAGGGGAACCTGAAAAATTCCACATCGGTGGATCTGATGCGTCTGGTATCGTATACAAAGTTGGTTCTGAAGTTAAAAATGTAAAAGTGGGTGATGAAGTAGTTGTCCATTGTGCGATGTGGGATCCAAAAGATCCATGGGTTCTTTCTGGGAAAGATCCAATGTATGCACCATCACAAATCATTTGGGGATACGAATCAAACTGGGGATCCTTTGCACAATTTTGTAAAGTACAAGACCACCAATGCCTTCCTCGTCCTCAGCACCTAACATGGGAAGCATCCGCTGCATATATGTTAGTTGCCGCAACTGCATACAGAATGTTACACCACTGGAAACCAAATGATGTCAAACCAGGTGATGTAGTACTAATTTGGGGTGGAGCTGGTGGACTTGGTGCCATGGCAATCCAAATTGTAAAAGCAGCTGGTGGAATTCCAATCGCTGTGGTATCCTCAGATGATAAAATTGAGTTCTGTAAAAACTTAGGTGCAACTGGTGTGATCAACCGTAACAAGTTCAAACACTGGGGCGGGCTCACTTCTGATATCAATAAACCAGAAGCATTTGTTGAATGGACCAAACAAGCACGTGAGTTTGGTAAAGCAATTTGGGACATTGCTGGAAAAGGCAAAAACCCTCAAATCGTTTTTGAACACCCAGGTGAAACCACACTTCCCACTTCCGTATTTGTCTGTGAAACAGGTGGTATGGTTGTGATTTGTGCGGGAACTACGGGTTTTAATGCGACAGCTGACCTTCGTTATCTTTGGATGAGACAAAAACGTCTGCAAGGTTCACACTTCGCAAACGACGACAACTGTCGTGACCTCAACCAATTGGTGATTGATAAAAAAGTGGATCCAGTTCTTGCTCAAACGTTTACATTTGATCAAACTGGTGAGTGCCACCAATTGATGCGTGAAAACAAACACCCAGCAGGAAACATGTCGATCCTCGTTGGTGCAAAAACGACAGGTTTGGGAAAGAAGTAA
- a CDS encoding LIC11086 family outer membrane transporter — MKQIVIGFLLIFVTVGNLFPHHTGSSDSPNATARFVDPFTGKREKPTNYLVMTQDYYQSTRENSHLFTTTAFAELNFFDGRFALNASVPWNYYQQRGREDAARIGKTYLGFKYQPFFDLDKPYFFVIEGSVGFPSGPDTDRFTGGNYYTGTGFIKLGYLYEKWSFVTKIGGINPLSRPQPSNLQDNDGIPFYLRKPSATPPEPEYEFKKTTLISAYVTYYLMPEISLFSGILYRNPYNGVDYSKEKDKNNPSYFTEASGGFSWNFSEKYNMSLAYRYPLQRDREYRLYQSAWTFAFSMEWGSD; from the coding sequence ATGAAACAGATTGTCATTGGATTCCTTTTGATTTTTGTAACAGTTGGAAATTTGTTTCCACATCACACGGGTTCGTCGGATAGTCCGAATGCAACTGCAAGGTTTGTCGATCCATTTACTGGGAAACGAGAAAAACCAACCAACTATTTGGTGATGACCCAAGATTATTACCAATCTACACGTGAGAATAGTCACCTGTTCACAACCACTGCGTTTGCGGAGTTGAATTTTTTTGATGGTCGGTTTGCCTTGAATGCATCCGTTCCTTGGAATTATTACCAACAAAGAGGAAGAGAAGATGCAGCAAGGATTGGAAAAACCTATTTAGGTTTTAAATACCAGCCGTTTTTTGATTTGGACAAACCGTACTTTTTTGTGATCGAAGGATCTGTTGGATTTCCAAGTGGTCCTGATACGGATCGGTTCACGGGAGGAAATTATTACACTGGAACTGGATTTATCAAACTAGGATACCTGTATGAAAAATGGTCGTTTGTGACTAAGATTGGTGGAATCAATCCACTTTCGAGACCCCAACCGAGTAATTTACAAGACAACGATGGGATACCGTTTTATTTGCGTAAACCCTCCGCCACTCCACCGGAACCGGAGTATGAATTTAAAAAAACGACGCTTATCTCCGCGTATGTGACGTATTATTTGATGCCTGAGATTTCTCTTTTTTCAGGGATATTGTATCGGAATCCATACAATGGAGTGGATTATTCCAAAGAAAAAGACAAAAACAATCCTTCCTATTTTACAGAAGCAAGTGGTGGGTTTTCTTGGAATTTTTCAGAAAAATACAATATGAGTTTGGCATACCGTTATCCATTACAACGTGATCGAGAGTATAGACTGTACCAGTCTGCATGGACCTTTGCCTTCTCAATGGAGTGGGGAAGCGATTGA
- a CDS encoding LIC_11090 family protein yields the protein MVSIRWISGLLTLVLTTQFFFLGSGLLGYCLESNSKICKCNHGSKKEKHSNSEDQLFLDKQSVNLSASYDPNHSHTKELALKPNCHDAKNGEAHLCSCEKKKKDAMSLRMHHQTMDRPNFTFGLMVPILFSYLVFESPSTLEDGKLPTLLRPPRNT from the coding sequence ATGGTCTCCATACGATGGATTTCTGGGCTTTTAACCTTAGTACTAACTACCCAATTTTTCTTTTTGGGGAGTGGTTTACTCGGGTATTGTTTGGAATCGAACTCTAAAATTTGTAAATGTAACCACGGATCTAAAAAGGAAAAACATTCCAATTCCGAAGACCAATTGTTCCTCGACAAACAAAGTGTAAACCTCAGTGCCTCGTATGATCCCAATCATTCTCACACTAAGGAATTGGCATTAAAACCAAATTGCCATGATGCCAAAAATGGTGAGGCACACCTTTGTTCTTGTGAAAAAAAGAAAAAAGATGCGATGTCTCTTCGTATGCACCACCAAACAATGGACAGACCAAATTTTACATTTGGACTAATGGTTCCAATTCTGTTTTCTTATCTTGTTTTTGAGTCTCCTTCCACTCTAGAGGATGGAAAATTACCTACCTTACTTCGACCACCACGTAATACCTAG